From a region of the Castanea sativa cultivar Marrone di Chiusa Pesio chromosome 10, ASM4071231v1 genome:
- the LOC142611765 gene encoding uncharacterized protein LOC142611765 isoform X2, producing the protein MNMLQLCCSYLCCNITMMLTTKWHGRGQGCASFLSSSTPKLKTRKKTEVIKLNISTPSESNVKKANLSATRKERIKLPNYDDDCCGGKTFHIREFLGHPSGIQAMLNTSSLQSFQALDTNTYRCFLPKVQLLNFEAAPVLDLRVTPTNEDCTVEMLSCKFEGSEIMERQNNHFSASMLNHMTWETNDFESFLEVEVKLNLTLEIYTRPFTMMPVSSVERPGNLMMQALVDRLFPLHLQQLLQDYDKWVHQQLDHIPRSLSSTSTFTIL; encoded by the exons ATGAACATGCTGCAACTATGTTGCTCTTATCTTTGTTG CAATATAACAATGATGTTAACTACTAAATGGCATGGACGTGGACAAGGCTGTGCCTCATTTCTATCTTCTTCTACACCAAAACTCAAGACCAG GAAGAAAACTGAAGTAATCAAGCTAAACATATCAACTCCATCTGAGTCAAATGTAAAGAAAGCAAATTTATCAGCCACaaggaaagaaagaattaaGCTTCCAAATTATGATGATGATTGCTGTGGGGGAAAGACATTTCATATTAGAGAATTTCTAGGCCACCCTTCTGGAATTCAAGCAATGCTCAACACAAGTTCGTTGCAAAGTTTTCAAGCTCTTGACACCAACACTTACAG GTGCTTTCTTCCAAAAGTTCAACTTCTAAATTTTGAAGCGGCCCCTGTGTTGGACTTACGAGTGACCCCAACAAATGAAGATTGTACAGTTGAGATGCTTTCTTGCAAG TTTGAGGGTTCAGAGATCATGGAACGACAAAACAACCATTTTTCAG CTTCTATGCTAAATCACATGACATGGGAGACGAATGATTTTGAATCATTTTTGGAGGTTGAGGTGAAGTTGAATCTCACTCTTGAG ATTTACACACGCCCATTTACTATGATGCCTGTATCATCTGTTGAGCGTCCTGGAAATTT AATGATGCAAGCTCTGGTGGATAGGCTCTTCCCATTACATCTACAGCAACTACTACAAGATTATGACAAATGGGTTCATCAGCAATTGGATCATATTCCACGAAGTCTGTCCTCCACATCTACTTTTACAA ttttgtag
- the LOC142611765 gene encoding uncharacterized protein LOC142611765 isoform X4, which translates to MNMLQLCCSYLCCNITMMLTTKWHGRGQGCASFLSSSTPKLKTRKKTEVIKLNISTPSESNVKKANLSATRKERIKLPNYDDDCCGGKTFHIREFLGHPSGIQAMLNTSSLQSFQALDTNTYRCFLPKVQLLNFEAAPVLDLRVTPTNEDCTVEMLSCKFEGSEIMERQNNHFSASMLNHMTWETNDFESFLEVEIYTRPFTMMPVSSVERPGNLMMQALVDRLFPLHLQQLLQDYDKWVHQQLDHIPRSLSSTSTFTIL; encoded by the exons ATGAACATGCTGCAACTATGTTGCTCTTATCTTTGTTG CAATATAACAATGATGTTAACTACTAAATGGCATGGACGTGGACAAGGCTGTGCCTCATTTCTATCTTCTTCTACACCAAAACTCAAGACCAG GAAGAAAACTGAAGTAATCAAGCTAAACATATCAACTCCATCTGAGTCAAATGTAAAGAAAGCAAATTTATCAGCCACaaggaaagaaagaattaaGCTTCCAAATTATGATGATGATTGCTGTGGGGGAAAGACATTTCATATTAGAGAATTTCTAGGCCACCCTTCTGGAATTCAAGCAATGCTCAACACAAGTTCGTTGCAAAGTTTTCAAGCTCTTGACACCAACACTTACAG GTGCTTTCTTCCAAAAGTTCAACTTCTAAATTTTGAAGCGGCCCCTGTGTTGGACTTACGAGTGACCCCAACAAATGAAGATTGTACAGTTGAGATGCTTTCTTGCAAG TTTGAGGGTTCAGAGATCATGGAACGACAAAACAACCATTTTTCAG CTTCTATGCTAAATCACATGACATGGGAGACGAATGATTTTGAATCATTTTTGGAGGTTGAG ATTTACACACGCCCATTTACTATGATGCCTGTATCATCTGTTGAGCGTCCTGGAAATTT AATGATGCAAGCTCTGGTGGATAGGCTCTTCCCATTACATCTACAGCAACTACTACAAGATTATGACAAATGGGTTCATCAGCAATTGGATCATATTCCACGAAGTCTGTCCTCCACATCTACTTTTACAA ttttgtag
- the LOC142611765 gene encoding uncharacterized protein LOC142611765 isoform X1 gives MLLLSLLSCISLCSNITMMLTTKWHGRGQGCASFLSSSTPKLKTRKKTEVIKLNISTPSESNVKKANLSATRKERIKLPNYDDDCCGGKTFHIREFLGHPSGIQAMLNTSSLQSFQALDTNTYRCFLPKVQLLNFEAAPVLDLRVTPTNEDCTVEMLSCKFEGSEIMERQNNHFSASMLNHMTWETNDFESFLEVEVKLNLTLEIYTRPFTMMPVSSVERPGNLMMQALVDRLFPLHLQQLLQDYDKWVHQQLDHIPRSLSSTSTFTIL, from the exons ATGTTGCTCTTATCTTTGTTG TCTTGTATTTCACTTTGCAGCAATATAACAATGATGTTAACTACTAAATGGCATGGACGTGGACAAGGCTGTGCCTCATTTCTATCTTCTTCTACACCAAAACTCAAGACCAG GAAGAAAACTGAAGTAATCAAGCTAAACATATCAACTCCATCTGAGTCAAATGTAAAGAAAGCAAATTTATCAGCCACaaggaaagaaagaattaaGCTTCCAAATTATGATGATGATTGCTGTGGGGGAAAGACATTTCATATTAGAGAATTTCTAGGCCACCCTTCTGGAATTCAAGCAATGCTCAACACAAGTTCGTTGCAAAGTTTTCAAGCTCTTGACACCAACACTTACAG GTGCTTTCTTCCAAAAGTTCAACTTCTAAATTTTGAAGCGGCCCCTGTGTTGGACTTACGAGTGACCCCAACAAATGAAGATTGTACAGTTGAGATGCTTTCTTGCAAG TTTGAGGGTTCAGAGATCATGGAACGACAAAACAACCATTTTTCAG CTTCTATGCTAAATCACATGACATGGGAGACGAATGATTTTGAATCATTTTTGGAGGTTGAGGTGAAGTTGAATCTCACTCTTGAG ATTTACACACGCCCATTTACTATGATGCCTGTATCATCTGTTGAGCGTCCTGGAAATTT AATGATGCAAGCTCTGGTGGATAGGCTCTTCCCATTACATCTACAGCAACTACTACAAGATTATGACAAATGGGTTCATCAGCAATTGGATCATATTCCACGAAGTCTGTCCTCCACATCTACTTTTACAA ttttgtag
- the LOC142611765 gene encoding uncharacterized protein LOC142611765 isoform X3 — protein sequence MLLLSLLSCISLCSNITMMLTTKWHGRGQGCASFLSSSTPKLKTRKKTEVIKLNISTPSESNVKKANLSATRKERIKLPNYDDDCCGGKTFHIREFLGHPSGIQAMLNTSSLQSFQALDTNTYRCFLPKVQLLNFEAAPVLDLRVTPTNEDCTVEMLSCKFEGSEIMERQNNHFSASMLNHMTWETNDFESFLEVEIYTRPFTMMPVSSVERPGNLMMQALVDRLFPLHLQQLLQDYDKWVHQQLDHIPRSLSSTSTFTIL from the exons ATGTTGCTCTTATCTTTGTTG TCTTGTATTTCACTTTGCAGCAATATAACAATGATGTTAACTACTAAATGGCATGGACGTGGACAAGGCTGTGCCTCATTTCTATCTTCTTCTACACCAAAACTCAAGACCAG GAAGAAAACTGAAGTAATCAAGCTAAACATATCAACTCCATCTGAGTCAAATGTAAAGAAAGCAAATTTATCAGCCACaaggaaagaaagaattaaGCTTCCAAATTATGATGATGATTGCTGTGGGGGAAAGACATTTCATATTAGAGAATTTCTAGGCCACCCTTCTGGAATTCAAGCAATGCTCAACACAAGTTCGTTGCAAAGTTTTCAAGCTCTTGACACCAACACTTACAG GTGCTTTCTTCCAAAAGTTCAACTTCTAAATTTTGAAGCGGCCCCTGTGTTGGACTTACGAGTGACCCCAACAAATGAAGATTGTACAGTTGAGATGCTTTCTTGCAAG TTTGAGGGTTCAGAGATCATGGAACGACAAAACAACCATTTTTCAG CTTCTATGCTAAATCACATGACATGGGAGACGAATGATTTTGAATCATTTTTGGAGGTTGAG ATTTACACACGCCCATTTACTATGATGCCTGTATCATCTGTTGAGCGTCCTGGAAATTT AATGATGCAAGCTCTGGTGGATAGGCTCTTCCCATTACATCTACAGCAACTACTACAAGATTATGACAAATGGGTTCATCAGCAATTGGATCATATTCCACGAAGTCTGTCCTCCACATCTACTTTTACAA ttttgtag